The Parambassis ranga chromosome 14, fParRan2.1, whole genome shotgun sequence genome includes a window with the following:
- the snx12 gene encoding sorting nexin-12 isoform X2, with the protein MSEPVVADTRRLNSKPQDLTDAYGPPSNFLEIDVYDPQIVGVGRNRYTTYEVRMKTNLPIFKMKDSCVRRRYSDFEWLKNELERDSKIVVPPLPGKALKRQLPFRGDEGLFELSFIEERRSGLEQFINRIAGHPLAQNERCLHMFLQEETIDRNYIPGKV; encoded by the exons ATGTCAGAACCTGTGGTGGCCGACACTCGCCGGTTGAATTCCAAGCCCCAGGACCTGACGGATGCTTACGGTCCCCCCAGCAATTTTCTGGAAATAGATGTCTATGATCCACAAATCGTTGGAGTTGGACGGAACCGTTACACAACTTACGAAGTTCGCATGAAG aCAAACCTTCCCATTTTCAAAATGAAGGATTCCTGTGTGAGGAGAAGATACAGTGACTTTGAGTGGTTAAAGAATGAGTTGGAAAGAGACAGTAAG ATTGTAGTACCACCTCTGCCGGGCAAAGCCCTGAAGAGACAGTTGCCGTTCCGCGGAGACGAGGGCCTTTTTGAGTTGTCCTTCATCGAGGAGCGGCGATCGGGCCTGGAGCAGTTCATCAACAG aaTTGCAGGTCACCCTCTGGCCCAGAATGAGCGCTGTCTGCACATGTTCCTGCAGGAGGAAACCATCGATCGTAACTACATTCCTGGAAAA GTATGA
- the snx12 gene encoding sorting nexin-12 isoform X1, which yields MSEPVVADTRRLNSKPQDLTDAYGPPSNFLEIDVYDPQIVGVGRNRYTTYEVRMKTNLPIFKMKDSCVRRRYSDFEWLKNELERDSKIVVPPLPGKALKRQLPFRGDEGLFELSFIEERRSGLEQFINRIAGHPLAQNERCLHMFLQEETIDRNYIPGKVRH from the exons ATGTCAGAACCTGTGGTGGCCGACACTCGCCGGTTGAATTCCAAGCCCCAGGACCTGACGGATGCTTACGGTCCCCCCAGCAATTTTCTGGAAATAGATGTCTATGATCCACAAATCGTTGGAGTTGGACGGAACCGTTACACAACTTACGAAGTTCGCATGAAG aCAAACCTTCCCATTTTCAAAATGAAGGATTCCTGTGTGAGGAGAAGATACAGTGACTTTGAGTGGTTAAAGAATGAGTTGGAAAGAGACAGTAAG ATTGTAGTACCACCTCTGCCGGGCAAAGCCCTGAAGAGACAGTTGCCGTTCCGCGGAGACGAGGGCCTTTTTGAGTTGTCCTTCATCGAGGAGCGGCGATCGGGCCTGGAGCAGTTCATCAACAG aaTTGCAGGTCACCCTCTGGCCCAGAATGAGCGCTGTCTGCACATGTTCCTGCAGGAGGAAACCATCGATCGTAACTACATTCCTGGAAAAGTACGACACTAG